One Verrucomicrobiota bacterium genomic window carries:
- a CDS encoding prepilin-type N-terminal cleavage/methylation domain-containing protein: MHSKDPCKLHKPAGFTLLEVILATSLFALVIVGFAQIMSKSIEIHQINLRERMVMNALQNNLETALASERLLPGKTVLSDGEYQSVSTLKGVVFKSDIEMAQIKNQRDEILNGMYRVKITAQWDEGEGQEQEREAEVYVYRP; encoded by the coding sequence ATGCATTCTAAAGACCCGTGCAAATTGCACAAGCCTGCCGGGTTTACCTTGCTGGAGGTGATTTTAGCCACGAGCCTTTTTGCGCTCGTGATCGTAGGCTTTGCCCAGATCATGTCCAAGAGTATCGAGATTCATCAGATCAATTTGCGCGAGCGGATGGTGATGAATGCCCTGCAAAATAATCTGGAGACAGCCTTGGCCAGTGAGAGGTTGTTGCCAGGCAAAACCGTCTTGAGTGACGGTGAGTATCAATCAGTATCCACACTCAAAGGGGTTGTTTTTAAAAGTGATATCGAGATGGCCCAAATCAAAAACCAACGGGATGAAATCCTCAACGGCATGTACCGCGTGAAAATCACGGCCCAGTGGGATGAGGGTGAGGGACAGGAACAAGAAAGGGAGGCGGAGGTGTATGTTTACCGACCTTAG
- the gspG gene encoding type II secretion system major pseudopilin GspG: MRTTPCRPLESTEKKMQERNIPGGYTLIEIMLVLAIISVLLGAGIYTLVGNLDTGREVRVKADTAAIMTQLRTYEASNLMLPTSEQGLRALAERPTSEPIPKRWRQLYQKPPEDPWGMPYQYRYPGKKNPNSFDIYSYGPDRKESDDDIGNWEDTTTK; the protein is encoded by the coding sequence ATGAGAACGACGCCTTGCCGACCCCTTGAATCCACCGAGAAAAAAATGCAGGAGCGGAATATTCCCGGTGGTTATACACTCATTGAAATCATGCTTGTGCTGGCGATCATTTCGGTATTGCTGGGCGCGGGAATATACACACTCGTCGGGAATCTGGATACCGGGCGTGAAGTCCGTGTGAAAGCTGATACTGCTGCGATCATGACACAATTGCGGACTTATGAAGCCAGTAACCTGATGCTGCCCACCAGTGAGCAAGGGTTAAGGGCCCTCGCTGAAAGGCCGACATCCGAGCCGATCCCAAAAAGATGGCGCCAGCTTTATCAAAAGCCCCCCGAAGATCCTTGGGGCATGCCTTACCAATACCGTTATCCCGGGAAGAAAAATCCCAATTCTTTCGATATTTACTCTTATGGCCCAGACCGTAAGGAAAGTGACGACGATATCGGCAATTGGGAGGATACCACCACAAAATGA
- a CDS encoding type II secretion system F family protein, with protein MKQFSYQAYDKGGKSVSGIIEADTLNLASRQIERMGLQPKQIAPVQMADKPVKSNTNPAAETPKKNFVPSGKTIRLSQTQLVLFTEELSELLESGLQLEQALGAMENRKEFSQIKEVTATLRQSVREGMSFSQSLKKASPSFDELYCSLVGAGEMAGALPKILKRQAEHLTAMEDLRSRVIQSLIYPSFIVFAGLVLMFFFMTFLVPQLTTLFTKTGQNLPLPTLLLIKISSFFKQFWPFIIGLTIAGSGGFIAYIRTVAGKKWWDVVVLKIPLFGRILRAQAIAQIAQTLSTLVGNGLPLMAGLRLVSQTCGNTQLKSNLLKTMEMVGDGQSFSKALTKTGSFPPMVIDSISIGEQTGELALALERIAKRYDKELKRSIEAMTSMIQPVIIVVLSLLVGLVAYSIITGIFQSISGLRVKG; from the coding sequence ATGAAACAATTCAGCTATCAAGCCTATGATAAGGGGGGGAAATCCGTTTCGGGGATAATCGAGGCGGATACGCTTAATCTTGCGAGCCGCCAGATTGAGCGGATGGGGCTACAGCCAAAGCAAATTGCACCCGTGCAAATGGCGGATAAACCCGTCAAAAGTAATACGAACCCCGCCGCTGAAACGCCGAAGAAAAACTTTGTCCCATCCGGCAAAACCATTCGCCTGAGCCAGACGCAACTTGTCCTATTCACCGAGGAACTCAGCGAATTGCTCGAGTCGGGCCTGCAATTGGAGCAAGCCTTGGGGGCGATGGAGAACCGGAAGGAATTCAGCCAGATCAAAGAAGTCACTGCGACCTTGCGCCAATCGGTGCGTGAAGGCATGAGCTTTTCCCAATCGCTCAAAAAGGCGAGTCCGAGCTTTGATGAGCTTTATTGCAGCCTCGTGGGTGCGGGGGAAATGGCGGGTGCCCTGCCGAAGATCCTCAAGCGCCAGGCGGAGCATTTGACGGCGATGGAGGATTTGCGTTCAAGGGTCATCCAGTCCTTGATTTATCCTTCATTCATTGTTTTTGCGGGGCTGGTACTGATGTTTTTCTTTATGACATTCCTGGTGCCTCAGTTGACCACACTTTTTACAAAGACCGGGCAGAATCTACCCCTGCCGACGTTATTACTGATCAAGATCAGCAGTTTTTTTAAACAATTCTGGCCTTTTATTATTGGGCTAACCATCGCTGGCAGCGGCGGATTTATCGCCTATATCCGGACGGTAGCGGGGAAAAAGTGGTGGGACGTAGTGGTTTTGAAGATTCCCCTTTTCGGGCGGATTCTGCGGGCTCAGGCCATCGCGCAAATTGCGCAGACACTTTCGACTCTGGTGGGTAATGGGTTACCCTTGATGGCGGGGTTACGCCTCGTGAGCCAGACGTGCGGGAATACACAGCTCAAGAGCAATTTGCTCAAGACCATGGAGATGGTGGGGGACGGGCAGAGTTTTTCCAAGGCACTGACAAAAACAGGCAGTTTCCCCCCGATGGTCATCGACAGTATCTCGATCGGGGAACAAACCGGGGAACTCGCCCTAGCCCTGGAGAGGATCGCCAAAAGATATGACAAAGAGCTCAAGAGGAGCATTGAGGCGATGACATCGATGATCCAGCCGGTGATTATTGTGGTATTATCCTTACTGGTGGGACTGGTGGCTTATTCGATCATTACTGGGATATTTCAGTCGATCTCCGGCTTGCGGGTCAAAGGATGA